A region of Jonquetella anthropi DSM 22815 DNA encodes the following proteins:
- a CDS encoding succinylglutamate desuccinylase: MNLKNLKAATLIVAGAACAVAGYLFHDHRNFKEAIVVSEGCTAVKRLSDYSSVIKPGSVNDCNVYIFDSGVPGGTILVQGGTHPEEPVGVIAAEIFTANAKVTKGRLIVLDRQNNSGSTCSRLGEAYPRFFHVKTDWGQMKWRMGDRYASPLDSWPDPEVYVHYPSGQSLAYMDIRNLNRAWPGRENGLIAERTCFATLEMIKKEGVNVTMDLHEAELEYPVENTIVSHQKGLDVAAMTSMVLTSQTYDVPIGMEFSPKALHGLSHREIGDATDAVSYLTEVAEPMLDRIRGITDEELLMSGKDRFVMQAGRVHQGPEHPMGLLYSPIDENGWPADKRIARHVTTTMQLVQVNNMVHPEQTVEITNIPSYQELIEKGAGHFFQNPADPANAQRVHYD; encoded by the coding sequence ATGAATCTTAAAAATCTGAAGGCCGCAACCCTTATCGTCGCCGGCGCAGCCTGCGCCGTTGCGGGGTACTTGTTTCACGATCACCGGAACTTCAAAGAAGCCATCGTGGTGAGCGAAGGCTGCACGGCGGTCAAGCGGCTGAGCGACTACAGCAGCGTCATCAAGCCGGGCTCGGTCAACGACTGCAACGTGTACATTTTCGACAGCGGCGTGCCGGGCGGCACGATCCTCGTTCAGGGCGGCACCCACCCTGAAGAGCCTGTGGGCGTCATCGCGGCGGAGATTTTCACGGCCAACGCGAAGGTGACGAAAGGACGGCTGATCGTCCTCGATCGGCAGAACAACAGCGGTTCCACCTGTTCTCGGCTCGGTGAGGCGTATCCCCGGTTCTTCCACGTGAAGACCGACTGGGGCCAGATGAAGTGGCGGATGGGAGACCGGTATGCCAGTCCGCTTGACAGCTGGCCGGATCCTGAAGTTTACGTCCATTATCCGTCGGGGCAGAGCTTAGCGTACATGGACATTCGGAACCTGAACCGGGCGTGGCCCGGCCGGGAAAACGGCCTGATCGCCGAGAGAACCTGCTTCGCCACCCTCGAGATGATCAAGAAAGAGGGTGTTAACGTGACGATGGACCTTCACGAGGCAGAGCTGGAGTACCCGGTGGAGAACACCATCGTGTCGCACCAGAAAGGTCTTGACGTGGCGGCGATGACATCCATGGTTCTTACCTCCCAGACCTACGACGTGCCGATCGGCATGGAGTTCTCGCCCAAGGCCCTGCACGGCCTGAGTCACCGGGAAATCGGCGACGCGACAGACGCGGTCAGCTACCTGACCGAAGTGGCCGAGCCGATGCTTGACCGAATCCGCGGCATTACCGACGAGGAGCTTCTGATGTCTGGTAAGGATCGGTTCGTCATGCAGGCAGGCCGGGTTCATCAGGGACCGGAGCACCCGATGGGGCTGCTCTATTCCCCGATCGACGAGAACGGCTGGCCGGCTGACAAGCGGATCGCCCGGCACGTGACGACGACCATGCAGCTCGTTCAGGTGAACAACATGGTTCACCCCGAGCAGACAGTGGAAATCACCAACATCCCGTCCTATCAAGAGTTGATCGAAAAGGGCGCAGGGCACTTCTTCCAGAACCCCGCCGACCCGGCAAACGCTCAGCGGGTTCACTACGATTAA